The following coding sequences lie in one Planctomycetota bacterium genomic window:
- a CDS encoding carboxyl transferase domain-containing protein, with protein MADDPLSRLRERRRQALEGGGPEKAARQHAAGKLTARERLNLLLDEGSFDEIDAFVEHSCTDFGMERRKFPGDGVVTGFGRIDGRPVAVFAQDFTVLGGSLGLAHARKICKIMDLALKLGIPVVGLNDSGGARIQEGVDALGGYAEIFLRNTLASGVIPQISAVLGPCAGGAVYSPAITDFVFMVRGTSYMFVTGPNVIKEVTREQVTFEELGGAAVHNEKSGVAHFAAADEPECFRSIRRLLSYLPSNNLEEPPAVPPADDPARREPRLNSIVPENPQKPYDMKEVIAAVVDRDSFFETHRDFARNLIVGFARLDGRPVGIVAQQPAHLAGCLDIDASVKGARFIRFCDAFNIPLVTFEDVPGFLPGVAQEHGGIIRNGAKLLYAYCEATVPKITVITRKAYGGAYDVMSSKHIRGDFNFAWPTAEIAVMGPEGAVNIIFKDDIDASPDPRAAREALIADYRAKFANPYFAAQRGYIDDILEPAETRPRLIRTLALLRTKRDRNPPRKHGNIPL; from the coding sequence ATGGCCGACGACCCCCTTTCCCGGCTGCGTGAGCGGCGTCGTCAGGCCCTCGAAGGCGGCGGACCGGAGAAGGCCGCCCGCCAGCACGCCGCCGGCAAGCTTACGGCGCGCGAGCGGCTGAACCTCCTCCTGGACGAAGGCTCGTTCGACGAGATCGACGCCTTTGTCGAACACTCCTGCACCGACTTCGGCATGGAGCGCCGGAAGTTTCCCGGCGACGGCGTGGTCACCGGCTTCGGCCGCATCGACGGCCGTCCGGTCGCCGTTTTCGCGCAGGATTTCACCGTCCTGGGCGGCTCGCTCGGCCTGGCCCATGCGCGGAAAATCTGCAAGATCATGGATCTGGCCCTCAAGCTCGGCATTCCGGTCGTGGGTCTGAACGACTCCGGCGGCGCCCGGATTCAGGAAGGGGTGGACGCCCTGGGGGGATACGCCGAGATCTTCCTGCGCAATACCCTGGCCAGCGGCGTCATCCCGCAGATCTCGGCGGTGCTCGGCCCCTGCGCCGGCGGCGCCGTCTACTCTCCGGCGATCACCGACTTCGTCTTCATGGTCCGCGGGACGAGCTACATGTTCGTGACCGGGCCGAACGTGATCAAGGAGGTCACCCGCGAGCAGGTGACCTTCGAGGAACTCGGAGGCGCCGCGGTGCACAACGAGAAAAGCGGCGTGGCCCACTTCGCCGCCGCCGACGAGCCCGAATGCTTCCGCTCCATCCGGAGACTCCTCTCGTACCTGCCCTCGAACAACCTCGAGGAGCCGCCGGCCGTCCCGCCTGCGGACGACCCCGCCCGGCGCGAGCCGCGCCTGAACTCCATCGTCCCGGAGAACCCTCAGAAGCCCTACGACATGAAGGAGGTCATCGCCGCGGTGGTGGACCGCGACTCCTTCTTCGAGACGCACCGCGATTTCGCCCGGAACCTCATCGTGGGGTTCGCCCGCCTCGACGGCCGCCCCGTGGGAATCGTCGCGCAGCAGCCGGCCCATCTGGCGGGGTGCCTCGACATCGACGCCTCCGTCAAGGGCGCCCGTTTCATCCGCTTCTGCGACGCGTTCAACATTCCCCTCGTGACCTTCGAGGACGTCCCCGGGTTCCTTCCCGGCGTCGCCCAGGAGCACGGCGGCATCATCCGGAACGGGGCGAAGCTCCTCTACGCCTACTGCGAGGCCACCGTCCCGAAGATCACCGTGATCACCCGCAAGGCCTACGGGGGGGCGTACGACGTCATGAGCTCCAAGCACATCCGGGGGGACTTCAACTTCGCCTGGCCCACGGCGGAAATCGCCGTCATGGGTCCCGAAGGAGCGGTCAACATCATCTTCAAGGACGACATCGACGCGTCGCCCGACCCCCGGGCCGCGCGCGAGGCGCTGATCGCGGACTACCGGGCGAAGTTCGCCAACCCCTATTTCGCCGCCCAGAGGGGATACATCGACGACATTCTCGAGCCCGCCGAGACGCGCCCGCGCCTGATCCGGACCCTGGCGCTCCTCAGGACCAAGCGCGACCGCAACCCGCCCCGCAAACACGGGAACATTCCGCTTTAG
- the acpP gene encoding acyl carrier protein codes for MALTTAEIESKVIDIVSKQLSVAKDKITRNSSFVNDLGADSLDQVELVMEIEDAFDLSIPDDAAEKIQTVGDAIKYIEDNVRDKK; via the coding sequence ATGGCGTTGACCACGGCGGAGATCGAAAGCAAGGTCATCGACATCGTGTCCAAGCAGCTGAGCGTGGCCAAGGACAAGATCACCCGCAATTCGTCGTTCGTCAACGACCTGGGCGCCGACTCGCTGGACCAGGTGGAGCTCGTCATGGAGATCGAGGACGCGTTCGATCTGTCGATCCCGGACGACGCCGCCGAGAAGATCCAGACGGTGGGCGACGCCATCAAGTACATCGAGGACAACGTCCGTGACAAGAAGTAG
- a CDS encoding biotin/lipoyl-containing protein: MKFRARVGDREFEIEVRAEGDRYIVRSGNREREVSLEKGGPGLVRALLGERRVDFGWEPREGGGGRVLLEGVPFDVELAGAGAPVPAETLAAAARGTRRAAEVRAPIPGLVTRILVEPGDAVRKDQPVLCLDAMKLENEIPAPRDGVLREVAVRAGQPVEKDQLLFVVE; the protein is encoded by the coding sequence GTGAAGTTCCGCGCGCGGGTGGGGGACCGGGAGTTCGAGATCGAAGTCCGCGCCGAGGGCGACCGGTACATCGTGCGCTCCGGGAACCGCGAACGGGAGGTCTCCCTGGAAAAGGGCGGTCCGGGCCTCGTCCGGGCGCTCCTCGGGGAGCGGCGGGTGGACTTCGGATGGGAGCCGCGGGAGGGGGGCGGCGGGCGCGTGCTCCTGGAGGGAGTCCCGTTCGACGTGGAGCTGGCCGGCGCCGGGGCGCCCGTTCCCGCCGAGACGCTCGCCGCGGCGGCGCGGGGGACCCGGCGGGCCGCGGAGGTGCGGGCGCCCATCCCGGGGCTGGTCACCCGGATTCTCGTCGAGCCGGGAGACGCGGTGCGAAAGGATCAGCCGGTTCTTTGCCTGGACGCGATGAAGCTCGAAAACGAGATCCCGGCCCCGCGCGACGGCGTCCTCCGGGAGGTGGCCGTGCGGGCCGGCCAACCCGTCGAAAAGGACCAGCTTCTCTTCGTGGTGGAGTAA
- a CDS encoding DnaA/Hda family protein gives MRSPSVRRPAMKGPLYDIWRRLNAEILRRAGPERYACWIRHARPALLDEDLFTFHFSTTDARDKVEALLKDLVTQAAQRVTNRKVRVRFQVERASFPLSPPPDEDAPADGTFASFVAGPGNRMALEAARAFARGGPRAPALLFLHGGPGLGKTHLLRAVARELTVRPALHFTGEQFVRHFQWAYHRDHLRAFLAKCRTAGALLFDDVHLLAGKEAAQAALADVLGALSDRGARAVLTSDRPVRALEGFARPLRARLRSAEEAVLERPDPATGLAILRRRAPRGVPDAALEVLASLVRTSYADQLRCLRRLLEIDPPSPAAARAVASEFLNEWSLGLTYTDIVRAAAETFGVKVTEIYAPGRSRAACEARQACFYLARKLLGRPFAQIGEHFGGRGHATVLEACRKIERRNGPARERLRRLEEKLQAASPAFTSL, from the coding sequence ATGCGGTCGCCCTCCGTCCGCCGTCCAGCGATGAAGGGGCCGCTCTACGACATCTGGCGCCGCCTGAACGCCGAGATCCTCCGCCGCGCGGGACCCGAGCGCTACGCCTGCTGGATCCGCCACGCCCGCCCCGCCCTTCTGGACGAGGACCTTTTCACCTTCCACTTCTCCACGACGGACGCGCGCGACAAAGTGGAAGCCCTGCTCAAGGACCTCGTCACCCAGGCCGCCCAACGCGTCACCAACCGCAAGGTCCGCGTCCGCTTCCAGGTGGAGCGGGCTTCCTTTCCGCTTTCCCCCCCGCCGGACGAGGACGCCCCCGCCGACGGCACCTTCGCCTCCTTCGTCGCCGGCCCCGGCAACCGCATGGCCCTGGAGGCCGCGCGCGCCTTCGCCCGCGGCGGCCCCCGCGCCCCCGCGCTCCTCTTCCTCCACGGCGGCCCGGGGCTCGGGAAAACCCACCTTCTCCGCGCCGTCGCCCGCGAACTGACCGTCCGCCCGGCCCTTCACTTCACCGGCGAGCAGTTCGTCCGCCACTTCCAGTGGGCCTACCACCGCGACCACCTCCGGGCGTTCCTGGCCAAATGCCGAACGGCCGGCGCCCTCCTCTTCGACGACGTCCACCTCCTGGCCGGCAAGGAGGCCGCCCAGGCCGCCCTCGCCGACGTCCTGGGAGCCCTCTCCGATCGCGGCGCCCGGGCCGTTCTCACGAGCGACCGTCCTGTCCGGGCCCTCGAGGGTTTCGCCCGCCCCCTCCGCGCCCGCCTCCGGAGCGCCGAGGAAGCCGTCCTCGAACGCCCCGACCCCGCCACCGGCCTGGCGATCCTCCGGCGCCGCGCCCCCCGGGGAGTCCCGGACGCCGCGCTCGAGGTCCTGGCGTCCCTCGTCCGCACGAGCTACGCCGATCAGCTCCGCTGCCTGCGGCGGCTTCTCGAGATCGATCCGCCCTCTCCGGCGGCCGCCCGGGCGGTCGCCTCCGAGTTCCTCAACGAGTGGAGCCTCGGGCTCACGTACACGGACATCGTCCGCGCCGCCGCCGAAACCTTCGGCGTCAAGGTCACCGAGATCTACGCCCCCGGCCGCTCCCGGGCCGCGTGCGAGGCGCGGCAGGCCTGCTTCTACCTGGCCCGCAAGCTTCTCGGCCGGCCGTTCGCCCAGATCGGCGAGCACTTC
- the mce gene encoding methylmalonyl-CoA epimerase, translated as MKIRKIEHLGIACRSAERAAAFYGDVLGLPVVARETLADMRLKVVKVRAGESVLELLEPLPGEEVISKFLASRGEGFHHVCFEVEDVEEATRELRARGYEPVWDAPRRGAGGRRVNFLRPRDAFGVLVELAGPPPEA; from the coding sequence GTGAAGATCCGCAAGATCGAACACCTGGGGATCGCCTGCCGTTCGGCGGAGCGGGCGGCCGCGTTTTACGGAGACGTCCTGGGGCTTCCGGTCGTGGCGCGGGAGACGCTTGCCGACATGCGCCTGAAGGTCGTCAAGGTGCGGGCGGGAGAGTCGGTCCTGGAGCTTCTGGAGCCCCTTCCGGGCGAGGAGGTGATTTCCAAGTTCCTCGCTTCCCGCGGGGAGGGGTTCCATCACGTCTGCTTCGAGGTGGAGGACGTGGAGGAGGCGACGCGGGAACTTCGGGCGCGCGGGTACGAGCCGGTGTGGGACGCCCCGCGACGGGGGGCGGGCGGCCGGCGGGTGAACTTCCTGCGGCCGCGGGACGCCTTCGGGGTGCTCGTCGAGCTGGCGGGGCCTCCTCCCGAGGCTTGA
- a CDS encoding acetyl-CoA carboxylase biotin carboxylase subunit, producing the protein MFRKILVANRGEIALRVIRTCRELGIRTVAVYSDADRWAGYVAQADEAYRLGPPPSRESYLRLDALLEIARRSGAQAVHPGYGFLSENADFAEACAAAGLVFIGPKPHALRALGNKIAARRAAEALGIPVVPGLSEPADESRARAFAARHGYPILLKAAGGGGGKGMRVVREEADLARSLREASREAAQSFGDPTIFLERYVPRPRHVEIQIFGDGRGRVVHLGERDCSIQRRHQKLLEESPSPAVDAALRERMGRTACELARSAGYENAGTCEFLLDEDGRFYFLEVNARLQVEHPVTEMITGLDLVALQIRIAAGEAVPLEEVPRRGHAIEMRICAEDPARRFAPATGTVTSVRLPAGPFVRVDADLAPGMPVPVYYDSLLAKLVCWGPDREAARARARRALDEFVVTGVPTTVPFHRRLLDDPRFRSGRIHTRFVEEEFPPDEETADRAEDAACLAAVLECARRAAAAAPPPSADGRDRSLSAWKLAFRENGT; encoded by the coding sequence GTGTTCCGCAAAATCCTCGTGGCCAACCGGGGCGAAATCGCCCTGCGGGTGATCCGGACGTGCCGGGAGCTGGGCATCCGCACGGTCGCGGTCTACAGCGACGCGGACCGCTGGGCCGGCTATGTCGCCCAGGCCGACGAAGCCTACCGCCTCGGGCCGCCGCCTTCCCGGGAAAGCTACCTGCGCCTCGACGCCCTCCTCGAAATCGCCCGCCGCTCGGGCGCCCAGGCCGTCCATCCGGGATACGGCTTCCTGTCCGAGAACGCCGACTTCGCCGAGGCGTGCGCCGCCGCGGGACTCGTCTTCATCGGTCCGAAGCCTCATGCCCTGCGCGCGCTGGGAAACAAGATCGCCGCCCGCCGCGCCGCCGAGGCCCTCGGCATCCCCGTCGTGCCCGGCCTGTCGGAACCCGCCGACGAATCCCGCGCGCGCGCGTTCGCCGCCCGCCACGGATACCCCATCCTCCTCAAGGCCGCCGGAGGGGGCGGCGGCAAAGGCATGCGCGTCGTGCGCGAGGAAGCCGACCTGGCCCGGTCCCTCCGCGAAGCCTCGCGCGAGGCCGCTCAGTCCTTCGGCGACCCCACGATCTTCCTCGAACGCTACGTCCCGCGCCCGCGCCACGTGGAAATCCAGATCTTCGGCGACGGCCGCGGCCGCGTCGTCCACCTGGGAGAACGCGACTGCTCCATCCAGCGCCGCCATCAGAAGCTCCTGGAAGAAAGCCCCTCTCCCGCCGTGGACGCCGCCCTGCGGGAGCGCATGGGCCGGACCGCCTGCGAGCTGGCCCGGAGCGCCGGCTACGAGAACGCCGGCACCTGCGAATTCCTCCTCGACGAGGACGGCCGCTTCTACTTCCTCGAGGTCAACGCCCGCCTTCAGGTGGAGCATCCCGTCACGGAGATGATCACGGGGCTGGATCTCGTGGCCCTGCAGATCCGGATCGCGGCGGGAGAGGCCGTCCCGCTCGAGGAGGTTCCCCGGCGCGGCCACGCGATCGAGATGCGGATCTGCGCGGAGGATCCCGCGCGCCGCTTCGCGCCGGCGACCGGAACGGTCACGTCCGTGCGCCTCCCGGCCGGGCCCTTCGTGCGGGTGGACGCGGACCTGGCGCCGGGAATGCCGGTCCCCGTCTACTACGATTCGCTCCTGGCCAAACTCGTCTGCTGGGGTCCCGATCGGGAGGCCGCCCGGGCGCGGGCCCGCCGCGCGCTGGACGAGTTCGTCGTGACGGGCGTGCCGACCACCGTGCCCTTCCACCGCCGGCTTCTGGACGACCCGCGCTTCCGCTCCGGCCGGATCCACACGCGCTTCGTCGAGGAGGAGTTCCCGCCGGACGAGGAAACCGCGGACCGCGCGGAGGACGCGGCCTGTCTGGCCGCCGTCCTCGAATGCGCCCGCCGCGCGGCGGCGGCGGCGCCGCCGCCCTCGGCGGACGGCCGCGACCGCTCCCTCTCGGCGTGGAAACTCGCCTTCCGGGAGAACGGAACGTGA
- the fabF gene encoding beta-ketoacyl-ACP synthase II, giving the protein MTRSRVVITGLGVITPVGNDVDTYWNALLSGKSGAAKISKFDTSGHTVTIGCEVKNFNPADYIDEKEAKRMDPFSQYALAAARQAVKDAGLDFAKLDRWRCGAIVASGIGGLHELQDQHRRYMEKGPSRTSPFFVPKMMLNAAAGNVAIFFGLGGPNWGVASACASANHAMGTAFRTIQYGDADVMLTGGTEAALTYLSLSGFANMGALSSRNDAPEKASRPFDKNRDGFVLGEGAAILVFEKLEHARARGARIYAEVLGIGNTDDAYHITAPDPDGSGGAKAMELALKDAGLRPEQISYINAHGTSTPLNDKIETAAIKKTFGERARKIPISSTKSMIGHLLGAAAAAELVATVLSIRDGVVHPTINYETPDPECDLDYVPNEKRRVAVEYAMSNSLGFGGHNSAIVVGRPPR; this is encoded by the coding sequence GTGACAAGAAGTAGGGTCGTCATCACCGGCCTCGGCGTCATCACGCCGGTCGGGAACGATGTCGACACCTACTGGAACGCGCTTCTGTCCGGCAAGAGCGGCGCCGCCAAGATCTCCAAGTTCGACACCTCCGGACACACCGTCACCATCGGCTGCGAGGTGAAGAACTTCAACCCGGCCGACTACATCGACGAGAAGGAGGCCAAGCGGATGGACCCCTTCTCACAGTACGCCCTGGCGGCGGCGCGGCAGGCGGTCAAGGACGCGGGCCTGGACTTCGCCAAGCTCGATCGCTGGCGCTGCGGCGCTATCGTCGCCAGCGGCATCGGCGGCCTCCACGAGCTTCAGGACCAGCACCGCCGGTACATGGAGAAAGGGCCCTCCCGGACGAGCCCCTTCTTCGTCCCCAAAATGATGCTTAACGCCGCCGCGGGGAACGTCGCCATCTTCTTCGGGCTCGGCGGCCCCAACTGGGGCGTGGCCTCCGCCTGCGCGTCGGCCAACCACGCCATGGGAACCGCCTTCCGCACGATCCAGTACGGCGACGCGGACGTCATGCTCACGGGCGGCACCGAGGCGGCGCTGACGTACCTGTCCCTCTCCGGCTTCGCCAACATGGGGGCCCTGTCCAGCCGCAACGACGCGCCCGAGAAGGCCTCCCGCCCCTTCGACAAGAACCGGGACGGGTTCGTCCTGGGCGAGGGCGCCGCCATCCTCGTCTTCGAGAAGCTCGAACACGCCCGCGCCCGCGGCGCCCGGATCTACGCCGAGGTCCTCGGCATCGGCAACACCGACGACGCGTACCACATCACCGCCCCGGACCCCGACGGCTCCGGAGGCGCCAAGGCCATGGAACTGGCCCTCAAGGACGCCGGACTCCGCCCCGAGCAGATCTCCTACATCAACGCCCACGGGACCTCCACGCCCCTCAACGACAAGATCGAAACCGCCGCCATCAAGAAGACGTTCGGCGAACGCGCCCGCAAGATCCCCATCAGCTCGACGAAGTCCATGATCGGCCATCTCCTCGGAGCCGCCGCCGCCGCGGAACTCGTGGCCACCGTTCTTTCCATCCGCGACGGCGTCGTCCACCCCACCATCAACTACGAAACCCCCGACCCGGAGTGCGACCTCGACTACGTGCCCAACGAAAAGCGCCGCGTGGCCGTCGAGTACGCCATGTCGAACTCCCTGGGCTTCGGAGGCCACAACTCCGCCATCGTCGTCGGTCGGCCCCCTCGTTGA
- a CDS encoding methylmalonyl-CoA mutase family protein, protein MDASRPGEFPFTRGIHPRMYADRPWTFRQYAGYATAEETNRRYKYLLEHGQTGLSVAFDLPTQMGYDPGDPMARGEVGRAGVSIASIDDMETLFRDIPLDRVTVSMTINATAIVLLALHMAVAERRGVPFEKLGGTVQNDILKEFVARGCYIYPPRPSMKIAVDVIEHCCRHLPAWNFISVSGYHIREAGATAAQELGFTLAHGAAYVEAALRRGLDPDTVGRRVSFFFNVHNHFLEEVAKFRAARRLWAHLMRDRFGAKDPRAQMLRFHAQTAGSTLTAQQPANNVVRVTYQALAAVLGGAQSLHTNAMDEALALPTEEAAKLALRTQQILAHETGLRDAADPLGGAWHVEAETDRLEAEARRLIAEIESRGGAVEALAYERREIEKSALEDQRRVERGERVIVGVNRYQEPEPPRAVRTLKVDPRVEEERARDVARRKAARDGAAAARALDAVRRAAEREENLVPAVFDAVRARATLGEICRALEERYGRFQPQEGPG, encoded by the coding sequence ATGGACGCGTCGCGGCCGGGCGAGTTCCCGTTCACGCGGGGCATCCACCCCCGGATGTACGCGGATCGTCCCTGGACGTTCCGGCAATACGCGGGGTACGCCACCGCGGAGGAAACCAACCGCCGGTACAAGTATCTCCTCGAGCACGGCCAGACGGGCCTCTCCGTGGCCTTCGACCTGCCCACGCAGATGGGCTACGACCCGGGGGACCCCATGGCCCGCGGCGAAGTGGGCCGCGCGGGCGTTTCCATCGCCTCGATCGACGACATGGAGACGCTCTTCCGCGACATTCCCCTGGACCGGGTCACGGTCTCCATGACGATCAACGCGACGGCGATCGTTCTTCTGGCCCTCCACATGGCGGTGGCGGAACGCCGGGGGGTGCCGTTCGAGAAGCTCGGCGGCACGGTCCAGAACGACATCCTCAAGGAGTTCGTGGCGCGGGGCTGCTACATCTATCCCCCGCGGCCCTCGATGAAGATCGCCGTGGACGTGATCGAACACTGCTGCCGGCACCTGCCCGCGTGGAACTTCATCAGCGTTTCCGGCTACCACATCCGGGAAGCCGGGGCCACGGCGGCCCAGGAGCTGGGGTTCACGCTCGCCCACGGGGCGGCCTACGTGGAGGCGGCGCTCCGGCGCGGGCTCGATCCGGACACGGTCGGAAGGCGCGTGAGTTTCTTCTTCAACGTCCACAACCACTTTCTGGAGGAGGTCGCCAAGTTCCGCGCGGCGCGGCGTCTGTGGGCGCACCTCATGCGGGACCGCTTCGGCGCGAAGGACCCGCGGGCGCAGATGCTGCGCTTCCACGCGCAGACCGCCGGATCCACGCTCACGGCCCAGCAGCCGGCCAACAACGTGGTCCGCGTGACCTATCAGGCGCTGGCGGCCGTCCTGGGGGGCGCCCAGTCGCTGCACACCAACGCCATGGACGAGGCTCTGGCGCTTCCCACGGAGGAGGCGGCGAAACTCGCGCTCCGCACGCAGCAGATTCTCGCGCACGAAACGGGCCTGCGGGACGCGGCCGATCCCCTGGGAGGGGCCTGGCACGTGGAGGCGGAAACGGACCGCCTGGAGGCCGAAGCCCGGCGCCTGATCGCCGAGATCGAGTCGCGCGGCGGAGCGGTGGAGGCCCTCGCCTACGAGCGCCGGGAGATCGAGAAGAGCGCCCTCGAGGATCAGCGGCGGGTCGAGCGCGGCGAGCGGGTGATCGTGGGGGTGAACCGCTATCAGGAGCCCGAGCCGCCGCGGGCGGTGCGCACGCTCAAGGTGGACCCGCGGGTGGAGGAAGAACGGGCCCGGGACGTGGCGCGGCGGAAGGCCGCGCGGGACGGGGCCGCGGCGGCGCGGGCGCTCGACGCGGTCCGCCGGGCGGCGGAACGGGAGGAAAATCTCGTTCCGGCGGTTTTCGACGCCGTGCGGGCGCGGGCGACGCTGGGAGAGATCTGCCGGGCGCTCGAGGAACGGTACGGACGCTTCCAGCCGCAGGAGGGCCCGGGATGA